From Deinococcus wulumuqiensis R12, one genomic window encodes:
- a CDS encoding PIG-L deacetylase family protein: MTLSAPLDPLALPGPVWVVAPHPDDEALGCGALLAALTDAGREVWALLLTDGGASHPASLAYPRPRLSAERLREWRSGLSVLGVPPARTTALGLPDGALAGSVTPAARSQVWQALAQAIPGTVLLPWERDPHPDHRAAWRLLHGTLPPGALALEYAVWLPERGAEADWPRPDEAGELTFEVGRWRDAKARAIAAHRTQLGLIPDDPGGFTLTPEMVERALAGPERYFRRSYGFRLIPAQSGKRRLCIHIA, encoded by the coding sequence TTGACGCTTTCTGCCCCGCTCGACCCGCTGGCCCTGCCCGGCCCGGTCTGGGTGGTCGCCCCGCATCCCGACGACGAGGCGCTGGGCTGCGGGGCGCTGCTGGCGGCACTCACCGACGCCGGGCGAGAGGTCTGGGCGCTGCTGCTGACCGACGGGGGCGCGTCTCACCCCGCTTCGCTCGCCTACCCCCGGCCCCGACTGAGCGCCGAGCGGCTGCGCGAGTGGCGCTCGGGCCTGAGCGTGCTGGGGGTGCCCCCGGCCCGGACCACCGCGCTGGGGTTGCCCGACGGAGCGCTGGCGGGCAGCGTGACCCCCGCCGCCCGCTCGCAGGTGTGGCAGGCGCTGGCGCAGGCCATCCCCGGCACCGTGCTGCTGCCCTGGGAACGCGACCCGCACCCCGACCACCGCGCCGCGTGGCGGCTTCTGCACGGCACGCTGCCGCCCGGCGCCCTGGCCCTGGAATACGCCGTCTGGCTGCCCGAGCGCGGCGCGGAGGCCGACTGGCCGCGCCCGGACGAGGCCGGAGAACTGACCTTCGAGGTGGGCCGCTGGCGCGACGCCAAAGCCCGCGCCATTGCCGCGCACCGCACGCAACTGGGGCTGATTCCCGACGACCCCGGCGGCTTCACCCTCACCCCGGAGATGGTGGAGCGGGCGCTGGCGGGGCCGGAACGGTATTTCCGACGGTCATACGGATTCCGCTTAATTCCTGCACAGTCGGGAAAGCGCCGCCTGTGCATCCATATCGCGTAA
- a CDS encoding class I SAM-dependent DNA methyltransferase — protein sequence MTLPPRYFEEVYGASEDPWNFETSAYEAAKYARTLAALPLERYARGLEVGCSIGVLTAQLAHRTRALVATDINEKALARARERCAALPQVRFERRALPDDLPAGPFDLVLLSEVLYYLSPADLERALDAVLARLSPGGTLLLVHWTPPVHDYPQTGDAVHEAARRRVGHGLRWRCGERHGDAQQGYRLDLFGREV from the coding sequence ATGACCCTGCCCCCCCGCTATTTCGAGGAGGTCTACGGCGCCAGCGAGGATCCCTGGAACTTCGAGACGAGCGCCTACGAGGCCGCCAAGTACGCCCGGACCCTGGCCGCCCTGCCGCTTGAGAGGTACGCCCGGGGCCTGGAGGTCGGCTGCTCCATCGGCGTGCTGACGGCGCAACTGGCGCACCGGACACGGGCACTGGTGGCCACAGACATCAACGAAAAGGCGCTGGCCCGTGCCCGCGAGCGCTGCGCCGCCTTGCCGCAGGTCCGCTTCGAGCGCCGGGCGCTGCCGGACGACCTCCCCGCCGGGCCGTTCGACCTGGTGCTGCTCTCGGAGGTGCTGTATTACCTTTCGCCTGCAGACCTGGAACGGGCGCTGGACGCGGTGCTGGCGCGGCTCTCTCCCGGCGGCACGCTGCTGCTGGTCCACTGGACCCCCCCGGTCCACGATTACCCCCAGACCGGCGACGCGGTCCACGAGGCGGCGCGGCGGCGGGTCGGCCACGGCCTGCGCTGGCGATGCGGCGAGCGGCACGGCGACGCGCAGCAGGGCTACCGGCTGGACCTGTTCGGGCGCGAAGTTTGA
- a CDS encoding serine hydrolase domain-containing protein, protein MRIPEQTARLLRALTDSRALSGAALGVVGGAGERATLVLGHAQLVPETRVLTPAHWFDLASLTKPLLTAREVLRATGRGQLDLDDPLSVHLPETGGRALGGRTLRQLLSHSSGVPAGGFLPLHEWGDPATIRARLPLEPWELGEVGAVEYSDLGYLLLGLVLERVTGRPLGDFELDAGLTFFPDPAQAVATEACPWRGRVMRGEVHDEKAFALGGPAGHAGLFGTLDGVLSQAERLLRGGWLGAAAQAAALRPETGGQTLAFVQAQPGWSGGSLCSPSAYGHTGFTGTGLWVDPERGLAWTLLTNRVHPRRQTSIDIQALRRAVGNTLLAHLG, encoded by the coding sequence ATGCGGATTCCCGAGCAGACGGCCCGCCTGCTGCGTGCCCTGACCGACTCGCGGGCGCTGAGTGGCGCGGCGCTGGGGGTGGTCGGCGGCGCAGGCGAGCGGGCGACCCTGGTGCTGGGGCACGCGCAACTGGTGCCGGAAACGCGCGTGCTGACGCCAGCCCACTGGTTCGACCTCGCCAGCCTGACCAAGCCCCTGCTGACGGCCAGAGAAGTGCTGCGGGCCACAGGGCGCGGGCAACTCGACCTGGACGACCCCCTCTCGGTCCATCTCCCGGAGACGGGGGGGCGGGCGCTGGGCGGGCGCACGCTGCGGCAACTGCTCAGCCACTCGTCCGGGGTCCCGGCGGGCGGGTTCCTGCCGCTGCACGAGTGGGGCGACCCGGCCACCATCCGCGCCCGGCTGCCCCTCGAACCCTGGGAACTGGGCGAAGTCGGCGCGGTGGAGTACTCCGACCTCGGGTATCTGCTGCTGGGTCTGGTGCTGGAGCGCGTGACCGGGCGTCCCCTGGGCGACTTCGAGCTGGACGCGGGACTGACCTTTTTTCCCGACCCGGCGCAGGCCGTCGCCACCGAGGCTTGTCCCTGGCGCGGGCGCGTCATGCGTGGCGAGGTGCATGACGAAAAGGCGTTTGCCCTGGGCGGTCCGGCGGGACACGCGGGGCTGTTCGGCACCCTGGACGGGGTGCTGAGTCAGGCCGAGCGGTTGCTGCGCGGCGGCTGGCTGGGCGCAGCGGCGCAGGCGGCGGCCCTTCGCCCGGAAACGGGGGGACAGACCCTCGCCTTCGTGCAGGCGCAGCCCGGCTGGAGCGGGGGCAGCCTGTGCAGTCCCTCGGCCTACGGGCACACCGGGTTCACCGGGACCGGGCTGTGGGTGGACCCGGAGCGCGGCCTGGCTTGGACCCTGCTGACCAACCGCGTGCACCCGCGCCGCCAAACGAGCATCGACATTCAGGCCTTGCGGCGGGCGGTGGGCAACACCCTGCTGGCGCACCTGGGCTGA